CAGGCAATACCGTCGGCCCCTCCGTCAAGGGCCTGAACACCCGTTTCGGTGATTACAGCGGCGGCTATGACGCCGACGACTACCCCCCGGATCTGGTGACCGACCATGGTCAGGAGGGCGGCACCGGCAATTCCGGCAGCTTCAGCCTGGCTGACGACGGCTCGACCATCCTGTTCGGCAACAGCAACTCCGGCGGCGGAGGCGGAGGGGGCAGCGGTGGTGGTCGAGGCGGCGGCAAAGGTGGTGGACAGGGAGGGGGCGGTGGAGGTGGCTCCTCTGTCCCTGCCGTGGCCGACTCGGACGGCAATATAACTGCGGGCGGCCAGGCACTGTTCGACTACAACGACTGGCTGGATGCTGCGAACTCCTGCGCCAGTGGTGGCGGGGGGTGCGAGGATGATGGCGTGGCCGGCCGGCGCATACTGCGGGTAGTGATAGGCGGTCCCTGTACGGGAACCGACTCCGGTACCAGCCAGGTTCCAGTGCTGGGGTTTGGCTGCTTCTTCGTGCTGCAGCCGGCGGATCAGAAAGGCAACGAATCACAGATATTCGGCCAGTTCGTTGAAATGTGCTCGAGCGACGGGGTGCCGGGGCCGACGCCTGCTGACGAGAACGGTCCGCAGATCATCCAGCTGTACAAGACCTACATCGACGGCATCGCCGTCCCCAGCATCGACTCCTGAGGTGGCTGAATGAAGCTCGCGGCGGGTAAGAGAGGGCAGCAGGGCATGGCGATGGTCGAGTTCGCCATCGCCTTGCCGTTGCTGGTGCTCCTGCTACTGGGCGTCGCCGAGTTCGGACGCATGCTGTTCCACTACAACAACCTGCTGCAGGCCAGCCGGGATGCCGGCCGTTATGCCGCGAGCAAGGCCTGGAATGCCACCCTGGGCAGGCTCGATCTGAGCACCAGCTTGCAGACGGAAATCAAGAATGTAGCCGTATATGGGGTGCCATCCACCACCGCTGGCTTCTCTGCCGTGGTGCCGGGTCTCACGCCTGACGATGTGCAGGTGCGCCCCTCCGCCAGTGATGCCCGCTATGTCGAGGTACAGCTTTCCTATGACTTCCAGCCGGTGATCGGCAGTGTGCTGCCATCGCTCTTCGGCAACGATGTGCCGCTCGCCGTCGAGCTCAACTCGACGGTCGTGATGAGGGCACTGTGATGAAAAAGCGCATGCAGGGCATCTATGTAGTCGAGTTCGCCGTCGTGGGTGTGCTGCTATTTACCCTGCTGTTTGGTGTGATCGAGATGGGGCGCCTGTACTTCACCGTCAACACTCTGAACGAGACGGTGCGGCGTGGCGCGCGCCTGGCCGCCGTATGCGACATCAGCGACCCGATCATCCTGCGCCGGGCAATCTTTAACGCTGCGGATGAAACCGGCGCCAGCGGCCTGATTGCCAATCTGGATACCGCCGACCTGACGCTGACTTATCTGGACATCAACGGAGCGGTCGTCGCAGCGCCCAGCGACACCTCCGGCAGCAATGGTTTCCGTGCCATCCGCTACGTTCAGTTGCGGGTGGACAACTTCACCTTTGACCTGTTGATCCCCTTGCTCGGCACCCAGATCACCCTGCCCAGTTTCCGGGCAACCCTGCCGCGCGAAAGCCTCGGGCGCCATGCCGAGGATGGGGTGACTCCGGAGATCACGCCATGCTGACCCCATCCAGTTCTTCTCGCAGCGGCCCGCGGCTGCTGATCAGTAGCCGCGATGCCCGCGCGCTCAATCAACTGCAGGAGATCAGCCAGCGCATTCCGGGGCTGCAGGTCAGCACACGCCTGGTCAGCAATGGGCATACCGATCCGCTCTATGGTCTCGACGAGTTGCCGGACTTCCTCCTGCTCTGGGTCAGTCATCTGTGGCGTGACGAGCTGGAGGCCCTGCTGCAGCGGCCGCTCAGTGAGCGCCCGCCGCTGTTGGTGTGCGGCCCGCTGGAGGAGCGCGAGGGTATGCGCATGGCGATGCAG
This DNA window, taken from Pseudomonas alcaligenes, encodes the following:
- a CDS encoding TadE family protein, whose protein sequence is MMKKRMQGIYVVEFAVVGVLLFTLLFGVIEMGRLYFTVNTLNETVRRGARLAAVCDISDPIILRRAIFNAADETGASGLIANLDTADLTLTYLDINGAVVAAPSDTSGSNGFRAIRYVQLRVDNFTFDLLIPLLGTQITLPSFRATLPRESLGRHAEDGVTPEITPC
- a CDS encoding TadE family protein: MKLAAGKRGQQGMAMVEFAIALPLLVLLLLGVAEFGRMLFHYNNLLQASRDAGRYAASKAWNATLGRLDLSTSLQTEIKNVAVYGVPSTTAGFSAVVPGLTPDDVQVRPSASDARYVEVQLSYDFQPVIGSVLPSLFGNDVPLAVELNSTVVMRAL